The following coding sequences lie in one Trichoderma breve strain T069 chromosome 1, whole genome shotgun sequence genomic window:
- a CDS encoding formin homology 2 domain-containing protein, which translates to MSSAADKSRQSSGGRSLFSRGKHRADKRYTDIDPKSSSDQFETASIISSRSSRHKRESSSISIDQPSSPDAGINQMAGVITSIPYDVPPGSRSPAAHEFIPKPDNVPGRREPVPHQLNLSGFDYHQYPSIDPSAMSSSHPHTSARPGTSSNMSINNITMATTGKQAQYQQWGPGPAVGAVPGGGPARGSTSSSATNGSYPVRQGYLNPASARSSHTTLAPSPPLSSHHQPHSPRESHRLTKMSAYGPTAHDGFYFPKPDDNYVVEQMFMQLMQKRGWHNLPEQARRQMTAYPAEKKWTLLHQDRLTEWQGEQKRKQTARANQYATPDVTTYSDEEGTPEWYVRRVMEDKLDAKGMGSLEVNLRTQQIGWVKRFVECQGQVALVTLLLKINRKNANGGPASGAISAQTEKNLDREYDIVKCLKALMNNKFGADDALMQSKVLLALASCLISSRLTTRKLVSEILTFLCTWGTHGEGHLKVIQALDEVKTQVGENGRFDAWMRLVEVTVDGRGKMGSLVGASDELRTGGIGMENLLMEYAVATLILVNMIIDAPEKDLQMRVHIRAQFHACGIKRILTKMEGFQYELLDKQIDRFRTNEAIDYEDMLEHTIQQQLHGTKTHDYFVSALQHLMLIRANDGEERLRMFQLVDSMLSYVAMDRRLPNMDLKQSLNFTVQSLLDKLHTDSEARQALDEALESRQIAEAAMAERDEMKAKLELGADGLVAKLQRQLDEQSRFIEAQRRQADGLKGELNNIQSVRAKEAQRYELETRELYLMLRDAQDIAASNAVKASSGKPGKETSSAQMQGILDRERLMERLQKQLERQKTQYKLEGRIWGDSDGPSDRLRALREAMDGDGEPGTPPGGGTPPRDFTNSVLGTIHRGRRASKRPAKLEQHAIDEDDVEMDEEGVVIERPRIIEMRRPVVDAKQQAQLLGEIGSKVKKYEGSDSEADEGATTGPSHPSMESSSPITPAEGEAPKVEITAAGGPPPPPPPPPPPMPGQLPGVPPPPPPPPPPPMPGAFPVPPPPPPPPPMPGAMGMPPPPPPPPPMPGVGGMAPPPPPPPGMPGAISGHYLPQTPAFSASPSVGLPVMRPKKKLKALHWEKVDTPETSHWAAHAPSAEEREQKYNELSRRGILDEVEKLFVAKEIKKIGGSGGKKDDKKQLISSDLRKAFEIAFAKFSQYSVEKIVQMIIHCDDIIITNQGIMDFLSKDDMCNINDNVAKQMAPYSTDLTGPDAKNQTREQDPEELTRQDQMYLYTAFELHHYWKSRMRALALTQSFESDYDEISAKMQDVVAVSESLRDSVALMNVLGLILDIGNYMNDANKQARGFKLSSLARLGMVKDDKNESTLADLVERIVRNQYPEWESFADDITGVITAQKINIEQLQADAKNYIANVKNVQMSLDNGNLSDPKKFHPQDRVGQVVQRVMKEARRKAEQMQVYLEEMMKTYKDIMLFYGEDPADENSRRDFFTKLAGFLQEWKKSREKNVLLEETRKRNEASMKRKHAQTKAASLLADNGPASPSSTGAMDSLLERLRAAAPQARDQRDRRRRARLKDRHQVRVASGQQINDLDEIPDIETNFSKSEPTIDEDGDSQTPVSLPPPSRDGNKEDDLADRAAALLQDMQGGNGNDEGDVERRETMRKARRQTAEEERRARRRRRERASSTVDGAKDESSILSVSEDVPPTPTLDVPKQEEEATTTSEVKTDAKEEENAGQDGRPEESEKIQE; encoded by the exons ATGTCGTCCGCTGCCGATAAGTCAAGGCAGTCTTCTGGCGGCAgatccctcttctccagagGCAAGCACCGCGCCGACAAGCGCTACACCGACATCGATCCCAAGAGCTCCTCAGATCAGTTCGAAACGGCGTCCATAATTTCTTCGCGCTCCTCGCGCCACAAGCGGGAGTCGTCGTCGATTTCGATCGACCAACCCAGTTCTCCTGATGCTGGCATCAACCAGATGGCGGGTGTGATTACGTCCATCCCCTACGACGTCCCGCCAGGCTCCCGCTCGCCAGCCGCACACGAGTTCATCCCCAAGCCCGACAACGTACCAGGGCGCCGCGAGCCTGTGCCTCATCAGCTCAACCTCAGCGGCTTCGACTACCACCAGTATCCGTCCATCGATCCGTCCGCCATGTCTTCCTCCCACCCCCACACCTCGGCGCGCCCGGGCACCTCGTCCAACATgtccatcaacaacatcaccatggccaccACCGGCAAGCAAGCCCAGTACCAGCAATGGGGCCCAGGGCCTGCCGTCGGAGCTGTGCCTGGAGGCGGCCCGGCTCGTGGGAGCACGTCCAGCTCCGCAACCAACGGCTCGTATCCCGTGCG CCAGGGCTACCTGAATCCGGCATCCGCCCGCTCCTCACACACAACGCTTGCGCCCTCGCCGCCTTTGAGCTCACATCACCAGCCTCACTCGCCCCGCGAGTCTCACCGGTTAACCAAGATGAGCGCCTACGGCCCGACCGCTCACGATGGTTTCTACTTCCCCAAGCCTGATGATAACTACGTTGTCGAGCAGATGTTTATGCAGCTCATGCAGAAGCGAGGATGGCACAACCTTCCCGAGCAAGCCAGGAGACAGATGACGGCCTACCCCGCAGAGAAGAAGTGGACATTGCTGCACCAGGACCGTCTGACGGAGTGGCAAGGAGAGCAGAAACGAAAGCAGACCGCCAGGGCCAATCAGTATGCCACACCCGACGTAACCACCTATTCTGATGAGGAGGGAACCCCCGAGTGGTATGTCAGGAGGGTCATGGAGGATAAGCTGGATGCGAAGGGTATGGGGTCTCTCGAAGTCAACTTGAGAACACAGCAGATTGGCTGGGTGAAACGATTCGTCGAATGTCAGGGTCAAGTGGCTCTGGTAACATTGCTGCTCAAGATCAACAGGAAAAATGCCAACGGAGGGCCAGCTTCTGGGGCGATCTCTGCACAGACGGAGAAGAATTTGGATCGCGAATACGACATTGTCAAGTGTCTTAAGGCCTTGATGAACAACAAATTCGGCGCCGACGATGCTTTGATGCAGTCAAAGGTCCtcctggccttggccagtTGCCTTATTTCATCTCGACTTACCACGCGCAAGCTCGTCAGCGAAATTCTGACCTTCCTCTGCACCTGGGGCACTCACGGCGAAGGACACTTGAAAGTGATTCAGGCTCTGGACGAAGTCAAGACTCAAGTGGGCGAGAATGGGAGATTCGATGCCTGGATGCGGTTGGTGGAAGTCACCGTCGATGGGCGAGGAAAGATGGGCAGTCTTGTGGGTGCTAGCGATGAGCTTCGTACGGGAGGCATCGGAATGGAGAACCTACTGATGGAATACGCGGTTGCCACCCTGATTCTGGTCAACATGATCATCGACGCACCGGAAAAGGACCTCCAGATGAGGGTTCACATTCGAGCCCAGTTCCACGCCTGTGGCATCAAGAGGATCTTGACCAAGATGGAGGGCTTTCAGTACGAACTACTAGACAAGCAGATTGATCGGTTCCGCACCAACGAGGCCATTGATTATGAGGATATGCTCGAGC ACACGatccaacagcagctacaCGGAACCAAGACGCATGACTATTTCGTATCCGCGCTTCAGCACCTCATGCTCATCCGAGCCAACGATGGTGAAGAGCGACTACGCATGTTTCAGCTCGTCGATTCGATGCTCAGCTATGTGGCCATGGACCGACGCCTACCCAATATGGACCTCAAGCAGAGTCTCAACTTCACGGTTCAGAGTCTGCTGGACAAGCTGCATACCGATTCTGAAGCTCGGCAGGCACTCGATGAGGCGTTGGAGTCCCGACAGATTGCCGAGGCCGCCATGGCGGagcgagatgagatgaaggcaAAGTTGGAGCTCGGAGCCGATGGCCTCGTGGCCAAATTGCAGAGGCAGCTAGACGAACAGTCTCGGTTCATTGAGGCTCAGAGGCGCCAGGCAGACGGCCTCAAAGGCGAATTAAATAACATTCAAAGCGTCCGAGCCAAGGAAGCGCAGCGCTATGAGCTTGAGACAAGAGAGCTGTATCTGATGCTGCGAGATGCCCAGGACATTGCAGCATCTAATGCTGTTAAGGCCAGCAGTGGCAAGCCCGGCAAAGAAACCAGCTCAGCTCAGATGCAAGGTATTCTTGACCGCGAACGCCTCATGGAGCGtctgcagaagcagctggagcgACAAAAGACCCAGTATAAGCTGGAAGGCAGAATTTGGGGAGACTCAGATGGTCCCTCCGATCGCCTCCGTGCCCTCAGAGAAGCCATGGATGGCGACGGGGAACCAGGCACCCCCCCTGGTGGCGGTACACCACCTCGCGACTTCACTAACAGTGTTCTCGGGACCATCCATCGTGGTCGGAGAGCGTCCAAGCGACCGGCTAAGCTCGAGCAGCATGCcattgacgaagatgatgtcgagatggatgaggagggTGTGGTTATCGAGCGCCCGAGAATCATCGAGATGAGACGACCAGTTGTCGATGCAAAGCAGCAGGCACAGCTTCTCGGCGAGATTGGTTCCAAGGTCAAGAAATACGAGGGCAGCGATTCCGAAGCCGACGAGGGCGCAACTACAGGCCCATCCCACCCGAGCATGGAGTCGTCCTCCCCCATTACTCCGGCAGAAGGCGAGGCCCCCAAGGTCGAGATCACCGCTGCCGGAGGACccccgccgcctccgcctccgcctcctcccccgaTGCCCGGTCAACTGCCCGGAGTtccacctcctccgcctcctcctccacctcctccgaTGCCGGGCGCGTTCCCCGTTCccccacctcctccacctccgccCCCTATGCCCGGTGCGATGGGAATGCCACCACCTCccccaccgccgccgcccatgCCTGGTGTCGGAGGTATGgctccgcctccaccaccgcctcctgGCATGCCAGGCGCTATATCCGGTCACTACTTGCCTCAGACACCTGCCTTCTCCGCTTCGCCTTCTGTTGGTTTGCCAGTGATGCGGCCTAAGAAGAAACTCAAGGCTCTTCACTGGGAGAAGGTTGATACCCCTGAGACCAGTCACTGGGCAGCTCATGCCCCCTCTGCCGAGGAACGAGAACAGAAGTACAACGAGCTTAGTCGCAGGGGAATTTTGGATGAAGTCGAGAAGCTTTTCGTGGCCAAAGAAATCAAGAAGATTGGTGGATCTGGCGGCAAGAAAGATGATAAGAAACAGCTTATATCGTCCGACCTTCGGAAAGCATTCG AAATCGCTTTTGCCAAATTCTCTCAGTACTCGGTTGAAAAGATTGTGCAGATGATTATCCATTgcgacgacatcatcatcacaaatCAGGGTATCATGGACTTCTTGTCAAAGGACGACATGTGCAACATCAACGACAACGTCGCCAAGCAAATGGCACCCTATAGTACTGACTTGACAGGGCCAGACGCCAAGAACCAAACGCGTGAACAGGATCCCGAAGAGCTCACGCGACAGGATCAGATGTATCTGTATACGGCATTTGAACTTCATCATTACTGGAAGAGCAGAATGAGGGCGCTTGCTCTGACGCAAAGTTTCGAATCGGATTACGACGAGATCAGTGCGAAGATGCAGGACGTTGTTGCTGTCTCTGAGTCATTGAGAGATTCGGTCGCACTTATGAATGTCCTTGGTCTCATCTTGGACATTGGAAACTACATGAACGATGCCAACAAGCAAGCGCGCGGTTTCAAGCTCAGCTCGCTCGCCAGACTGGGCATGGTCAAGGATGACAAGAACGAATCGACGCTGGCCGATCTTGTGGAGCGCATTGTTCGAAACCAGTATCCTGAGTGGGAGAGCTTCGCCGATGACATTACTGGTGTCATAACGGCGCAAAAGATTAACATTGAACAGCTTCAAGCCGATGCCAAGAACTACATTGCCAACGTGAAGAATGTGCAAATGTCCCTGGATAATGGCAACTTGAGCGACCCCAAGAAGTTCCACCCTCAGGATCGCGTTGGTCAAGTCGTTCAGAGAGTGATGAAGGAGGCCAGAAGGAAGGCAGAGCAGATGCAAGTCTacttggaggagatgatgaagacttACAAGGACATTATGTTGTTCTACGGAGAAGATCCCGCAGACGAGAACTCTCGGAGGGatttcttcaccaagctcgCCGGCTTTTTGCAGGAGTGGAAGAAGTCGCGCGAGAAGAACGTTTTGTTGGAGGAGACGAGGAAGCGCAACGAAGCCTCCATGAAGCGCAAGCATGCGCAGACGAAGGCGGCAAGTCTCTTGGCAGACAATGGAcccgcatcgccatcaagcACTGGCGCCATGGACTCACTGCTCGAGAGACTTCGAGCAGCCGCACCGCAGGCACGGGACCAGAGAGACCGTCGCCGTCGTGCCCGCTTGAAGGATCGCCACCAGGTCCGTGTGGCCTCTGGGCAGCAGATAAACGATCTCGACGAAATACCAGACATCGAGACCAACTTCTCCAAGTCTGAGCCAACAATTGACGAAGACGGAGATTCGCAAACGCCCGTTTCGCTGCCCCCTCCCTCGCGAGATGGGAATAAGGAAGATGATCTGGCTGACCGAGCAGCGGCGCTGCTACAAGATATGCAGGGAGGCAATGGAAACGACGAGGGGGATGTCgagaggagagagacgaTGAGAAAGGCGAGGAGGCAGACGGCAGAGGAAGAACGgagagcgagaagaagacggagagagagggcCTCCAGCACAGTAGATGGAGCTAAGGATGAGTCTTCTATTTTATCGGTATCAGAGGATGTCCCACCCACACCAACACTTGACGTGCCTaagcaagaggaggaggctacAACGACGTCAGAAGTCAAGACGGATGcgaaggaggaagaaaacgctggccaagacggcagGCCGGAGGAATCCGAGAAGATACAGGAGTAA